The segment ACCTATGAGAACGATTCAGCATGCAACGCCAGGCGAGAGACAATGAGCCCGTTGATTACCGGTGCTGGGCCGGGCAGAGCGGACCGTTGATTAACAATGCAAATTGCGCGCCCTGGGCGGAAGAATGCTGCGCAAATGAGCCCGTCACCCGTCACGAAACGGCATCCACGGCGGCCTCCGGAGATCCCGTTTATCTCGCAGTGGATTGcctcctccacacacacacacacacacactacgacAGCAACTACTCATCGGTATGCCGTTCCGTTCACGGGTGTCAAGCGATTTGCGATGAAATGAGTTATCAgaattttatgaaaatgttagaCCTGCGTCGCTAGACGAGCCAGAGAGCGCCCAGGCTGGGTTCTTGGGTGCGCGAGCGTGTAATCGAAACCCGCGCACTGTGGTGCCGTGTGCTGTGGCCTCCATCGTCGATCAAAAtgcccctcctcctcctccgggccccacacacacgcaagcacACGAGCCCCTGCACCCAGCCGGGGACTACCTCAAGCGATTATGTCAACTTAATCATGTTCGGAtcggtttgatttgatttcttGCAGCCCCGGGCGTACGAACAAGATCTACCACCCCTTTCCtcaacggcaacaacaacaacaaccaacaacgCCACCCCGCTTTTGGTCCGGTGGTCCAAATTGACCGGTGATTCGCCGGCAAACCCGCCACTCGATGCCATTCGATACTGCTTTCCACAGCGCTCCATCTCTGCTCCACCATCCAGCTGAAATAGAGCTGTCCGACTTGGAAGGTGGAGGGCCtatccccccacccccctccctccccccccgtTGTGTGACCTTCCGTAACCTGAGCGATGGCTCTCGGGGTCTCCCGCGGTGCATTAAATGACGCGTTGTTCCAAATTTTAGCACTTCGGTGTTATCTGTTGGACAACTTTTGATTTCTCTATCTGGCCGGCTGGATCTGCTGTGGCAGAGCCGTCCGAAACGATTGCGCCGGGCCGGAGTGTGCGTGTCGGTCGAACCGTCTCAGCTAATAGCTTCGACCGTTCGGGCCACTTTGATTTCGATCATATTTTATGGAAGTTGATGCCTGGATGCCGCCGTCAAGCTGTTTTGGGAAATGATCGACGGCCGTGGCCTAAggttcgcccccccccccccccccccaacgcTACCACTGCTACGGTGGGAGGCAGGTTGGGGAGGTGCTAGGGCCGTAAAACCGTGGCAGGCCTTTAGCTGAGGCATAaattaagaaagaaaaaagctgTTACACGAGGTGCGTGTAGAAAATGGCCTTTTTGCTTCGGAGCATGGTGTAAAAACAGAAGACAACATTATACATCGGCAAACTCTTCTGTAAGCTGGCTTTCATGGCGGAAGTGACCTTTTGGCGGTGGGGAGCAGGACCGTTGGGGACCTGGGACATACGTCTTCGCCACAGTGATGGACCTCTTCGACTGGTGTCTAGACGGTTcagaaaggtttttttttgtgaaattctTTTCCCATCGCGCACAGAGCAAAGGTGAGAGTCTAGCAATTTCCGGGCTTAAAGCACTTGTGTGCCTGCTCCAATGCTCCACGCCGTCCGGTGAATTCGTCTTTGTGGCGTGATGTGAACCGGCGGGATCAGGGCTATCCGTTACAGGCGTCTCAAGACTTGCTAAGTACCACGCAAATGGACAGCCAGTTCTTGCTGCGAGAGGGCTGGGACTGGATGAGGATCAATGCTTGTAGGACCTAGCGCGTCTATTGCAGTACAACATCTGACTCCCCTCAAACATGACATTGAATTCTTCCGAACGATGTATTGGACGTCCATACATCATATCGAACGCTTGCAAGCGAGTTGTTGCTTAAGTTTATCATCCCTGCCCACAGTTACATCACCCGGATCAGACGAACCGTACATCAAAGCGGGCAACAAAGTTGCATATTCTAATTAGTGCACCTAATCAGGTACTATGGGGCAGAGCTGCCAGTTGGAATAGTTATTGATGCCATAACGCAAACATTATTAGCCCCGGCAGACAAATAAACAGTTCTGCTTTATGAGCGTTGCTACCGTGTAGGCTGCTTGGATTAATTATTCCAACGATGTATCTAGTCCGTTCGCTCGTGGGAATCCAAAGCATACCGGGGGGGGAggctttattattattattattattattgtttttattgcctTGCAGGGGGCGCTCTGGCATGCATATTTGATTGTACGACGTTGTGGCTGTCGTACAGCGTCAAGTTCTTTCCAATGCATCGTTCTGAGTGATGAAGCAAACGAGTTGTGCTAGCTTTATTGGCTGGGTGaaagaattgaaataaaaaaaaatgaagctaCAAAGTCACAGTTGACAGATCAGTGACATTTAAGGGTCTGGCGTGGCGACTCCACTCCAACTTCACCTCCCAATTACCATTATCCTAAGCAAGAGGAGCGTGCGAGCGTGGATGCTTGCTGTGCTTTCTGCCCTCCCCCTGCCCTGGTTATCGTCTGTTCGCACCCACTTTACCTCCGGCTCACTCGTCCGGCCCTTCTGACAGTGCGCACTGTTTATCTACGGTGTCGAATGTTTGAGTTACGAAAAGTTTCCCTTTGCTCTTGAGCGGATGAGCGAGCGCGTGCTGCTCTAGaacggacgtgtgtgtgtctgtgtgtagtaCAGTTCCATTGCTCTTGACGCCCACGAGGGCAACACCGTCGCAGCACCCGGCGAGCACCACGCACTCTCGTGCAGATGAACCGCAACCGTTCGCTTTCACCCttgcgcacgtttcgttcTCCACTCAaacgatctctctctctctctctctcacactatctctctctctctgtgatAGACAAATTTTGACTGTAAGCCACACAAAACTTCCTTTCGAGAACGTGCAGCTATTCGAGTTTGCGGCTCATTCAACCGAAAACGCGCACACAACGCATCACCTACACCGCATCCAACCAGCACTCGAGCGGCTCTAGTCCTCGGAAGTGTTCATCGATAAACATTCCATTGCCCGTATGGTTTGGGATGTATaagaaatacacacacacacacacacacacacgcacgcacagtaGCCTGGACGCGGAGGAAAGGTGGCGCGTATATTCGTGGTCTGCGATATGAAATTAATTAGACAAATTAATGTATTAACACGTTTCTCATCAAACAGTGCTGGCGGATGCGTGCGAACGCGTTTGAGCGCTTGGCAAACAAGTAAACAGCGAACCGGGCCTGTTGTAGTTGTTGGAAGgtgaagtagaagaaaaagtggaaagagagagagacagagaaagagagagagagagagttaggGGAAGGGAATGTGTCAACATCCGGAATCACGTTCTCTGCTTCATCCCTCGAAGGGCACGGTGCGGATAAGATGACGAAGGTGAAAATCTATGCATTGTGCTGGAAATGTACATCAGCCAAAGGTGCCCAGAACCTTCCGCCGCGGTACCGAAGCGTCGACAACTTCCAcagcaaccaaaaaagcgAGCGAGACTCACGCTACACATTGGGATTTAGATCTCGGCAAGTGCCGCCACGTCCGGGACCCCGATAACGACCCACGCTGGGGTCGAAAGTTCAGCAGCCGAGGCCGCCCTGAAGACTCGTTTCCTAGCCGCCAGCACGCGGCACGCCTCTTCAGCAACCTGATCCCAGCGCCCGATCGAATGCGGTTGAAGCTTACGAGGGACGATTAGGACGCCCACACGCGCCCGGGATTGCAGCGGGATCTTCAACGATAATGGCCTGCCCAATTTCATTACGGCCCATCGGTCCCCGAAGCCGTCCGCGCTTTTAAGGTCATTCTCATTAGCTTACCTGGGCCGTGGGTATTGTTTTTAAGATGTTGTTGTAGTTATTATTTGAAAGAATAAAATCGTTCATAATGAACCTTTTGATTGCAGTTTCAACTGAGCTCCAATTTCCGACGTGCGCGCTCCTGGGCGGGAGAAGTTCGAGGCACCCACCAAACTAGTGTGGGCACGACATCCGACGCTACAGGCTTCGGATGTATGTTTTACCAAACGCGACCCGCATAACAAACATGCGTATGTATTGCTTCCTGcgtgcatgtgcgtgtgtgcgtttagtttcccaaaaaaaaagtccacaAGTCAAAGGTTAATTAGCGAGTCGTTGCGTTTGCCTGGCGGGTTTCCCTTCACATGCTTTCCATCATCATAAAGATCGAGTACACCTTCTTGGCAACCTTTGGGGAAAGAAATACACAAGGCACTACTCAATGGCAAGCATACAACGGAGCGAGCAAGAAGGAGTTCTGTACATTCACGAACAGATTCATATTGATGTTAACAGGTTAGTCCACTCGGATGCTAGCTGCGGTGCAGCAGTAGGTGAACGATTTGCTTGTTCTGCTGGTGCATCTCGTGCCAGGCCGTGTCGTAGATCGATCCCGTCAGCTTGGACGCCTTGAGCTCGATCAGCGTGCCGGGGATGCAGAAGATCAGCAGCTGTATCGTGCAGAGCGGTATCAGGAACAGCCCCGGCAGCCAAATGCTCCGAAAGAAGGGCAGGAGAATGATGTGTCGAACGCTGACGTCCATCCCATGCGATGGAAGCCGCTTACCGTGCGCATCACGTACAGCGTCATGACGAGGTGGAACGTCAGCGACAACACCTCCACGATCGCTTGCGGCGAGTACACGCGCTCCACAGGATGCAGCTGAGCTGGTACAGATAGTTCAGCTCATACTCGCTGGTGCTGTCCGGATCGACGAAGGGAAGGTACACCCCAAACGGCAGTATCCGCTCCCCATTGTACAGCTAGAGCAGCCCCGGCCGACGGACGCAATCACCGCACCGAACAGAAACAAGAGCGTGTACAGCATCACACCGTGCCCGAAGATGTCATGCAGGTTGGCAAGCAGATAGGTGTCCCGGGCTATGTGCATCAGCCGCGGCAGACCGTCCCGGTGGCTGAACCCGCCCAGTATGCGGCCCCAGCCGATGCACCCGAAGCAGATGGTGGACAGCACGAACGATTTGCCGAACAGGTCATCGCGGAACAGCACCAGCACGTCGTAGAACGAGATCACCATGAACAGGCCCGCCATCAGCTTCGCCGCCGCGGACAGTTTGCTGTGCTCTAGCCTGCAGTCGTACCCGTCCATGCCCAGCATTCGGAGGATGTGGCACTGCCAGTACAGGATGCGGTCGAACCGTTCGATTGGACTTTCGCTGCCGACCGCCGTGGCGCCACCGGGTGGATTAAACCGACAGGGAGTTTACGGCACCGAATATAAGCGGAAACTCATCAAACAGACTGCTAATGAGCTGGAAGTAGGGAAGGGGGAAGAGGGCGGGATGGGTGAGGTAATTAGCTCTGGCGCAGCGGGTTAATAAGGATCCCCCATTGGAGTAAGTGCCTGGTGGATCAGCTACTGCAATATGCAAACTTCAATCGTAGTCCTAGACGTGGTGTGTGCGTAGGTGGAAAGGAGGATCACTGTAATTAAATTGCCGTGCTTCAAGGTCTTAAcgttagtgtgtatgtgtgtgtgtgtgtgtgtatatatgacAGAAATAGAGACATATTAAAGCACATCCTCGGGTCAGGCTTTACATGTTGCGTAACATCATGAAGATTGAGTAGAACTTTTGCGACATCTGTAATTGGAAGGGCACATTAAACAGACCGAAAGCACGCCCAGCTTGGGTATACGTACATTGACGAACAGGTTCAGGCTGATGCAGGTCATACCAGCGCAGGTGAGCGTCTGGGGCTGCTGTgagctcagcagcagcaggcgaaaGATCTGCTTGTCCTGCTTGGACAGCTCGTTCCAGGTGAGGCTATACACGCCGGCCGAAAACTTGACGCCCTTATCCTCGATGATGGTACCGAGCAGGCAGAACAGAAAGAGCTGCATTGTGAAGACCGGTATCAACACCAGCCCGGGGATCCAGAGTGACTGTCGGGTGGGAAATACATGGATGAAGCGAGCCAGAGAGCTCCCAAGGGTTGGTGCactgttgggggggggggggggggggggagacaCTTACGAATTGCAATACGAACAGTGTGATAACGATCTGCAGCCCTAGCGAGAGTACCTCCACGGCCGAATGGACGTTTTTTGCCGCTTCGATGTTGGCGATGAAACTGTCCAGacacacaaaccaacaaaaaaacacaaacagtaTCTCCtaactatctctctctctgtatatATCCCAGGATTCGCCCAGCCCCACTACCTGATCAGTCGTTGCTGATTGCGAAGGATGCTGCGCAGCTTGCACCCAATCATCGCGTCCCTGTGCGGGTGCGGCGACCGTATCAGCTCGTCCAGGTCCTGCAGCTTCACCGCCAGTATGTCGTACTGTATGCAGATGTTCAGCACGAGCCCAAACAACATGCATACCGACGCGACCAGCCCAGGCGGCGTCCAGATGATGCAGCTCACCTGATAGATGTAGTTCAGCTCGTAGCCCACCAGCGAGTCGGGGTCGACGAACGGCAGCACAACACCGTACGGCAGGACCCGGTCGCCGGACAGCAGGTAGATGGCGAGCGGTAGCAAGCCGGCCGCCACGGACGTGCCGATAAAGACGAGCGTGTAGCCGTCCACAGCCCGCTGGAACAGCCTGGTGTACCACTGCAGGATGCGCTGCTCGCGCTGATCGTCCACCACCAGCCGGTAGGTGCGGTAGGATTGCTCCAGCAGCTCCGCCAACAGCTTGCTGCACAGCAGGAACACCGATATGTGGCCGATGCCGATCGTCGCGAAGAAGATCGTGATCAGCACGTAGACAAAGTTGAACAGGTCGTCCCGGAACAGGTACAGGTCGTACAGCGAGATGACGAAGAAGGTGAGCGCCAGGCACACCAACATGAAGGTGAGCGAGTGGATGCGGAACGCCGGATCGTAGCTATCGATGCCGATCAGCTTCAGCAGCAGGCGCTGCCGTTTGATCAGCCGATCGAAGGTGTGTATCGGATGCTCCGACATTGTGGCGTGCGCTATAACCCGAACGGTGCGTGAATGTGTCGAATGAGGCGTTTGCGGTTGACTTTCAACTGAAGCTGAACACCGTAGCTACCCAGGCGAGGGGTAATTAAGCCGTCATGAATTTTGAAACCATCCACTTTCCCGCGCGGACAGGTGCAGGTGGTTTCATCGCGTAGTTCACATGCGGGATCCTTCTTTGTAACCCCACCAGGACATTATAGGGAGCTGCTGCTCCGcttgcttccctttttctaCAGCCTATTCG is part of the Anopheles gambiae chromosome X, idAnoGambNW_F1_1, whole genome shotgun sequence genome and harbors:
- the LOC1272040 gene encoding putative odorant receptor 83c: MSEHPIHTFDRLIKRQRLLLKLIGIDSYDPAFRIHSLTFMLVCLALTFFVISLYDLYLFRDDLFNFVYVLITIFFATIGIGHISVFLLCSKLLAELLEQSYRTYRLVVDDQREQRILQWYTRLFQRAVDGYTLVFIGTSVAAGLLPLAIYLLSGDRVLPYGVVLPFVDPDSLVGYELNYIYQVSCIIWTPPGLVASVCMLFGLVLNICIQYDILAVKLQDLDELIRSPHPHRDAMIGCKLRSILRNQQRLISAPTLGSSLARFIHVFPTRQSLWIPGLVLIPVFTMQLFLFCLLGTIIEDKGVKFSAGVYSLTWNELSKQDKQIFRLLLLSSQQPQTLTCAGMTCISLNLFVNVRIPKLGVLSVCLMCPSNYRCRKSSTQSS
- the LOC133390949 gene encoding LOW QUALITY PROTEIN: putative odorant receptor 83c (The sequence of the model RefSeq protein was modified relative to this genomic sequence to represent the inferred CDS: inserted 2 bases in 1 codon; substituted 1 base at 1 genomic stop codon) — encoded protein: PLCTIQLLIFCIPGTLIELKASKLTGSIYDTAWHEMHQQNKQIVHLLLHRSXHPSGLTCXNINMNLFVNVAKKVYSIFMMMESM